The Lepus europaeus isolate LE1 chromosome 6, mLepTim1.pri, whole genome shotgun sequence genome includes a window with the following:
- the LOC133762115 gene encoding cyclin-A1-like → MRKQPDITEGMRTILVDWLVEVGEEYKLRAETLYLAVNFLDRFLSSMSVLRGKLQLVGTAAILLASKYEEIYPPEVDEFVYITDDTYTKRQLLRMEHLLLKVLAFDLTVPTTNQFLLQYMRHQGVCIRTENLAKYVAELSLLEADPFLKYLPSLIAAAAYCLANYTVNRHFWQNCNLLRRPAVALTPQLSSERSGDGQGMGSSMSIQEQQIWKPQGSLFCVEALANPSLTPSSKSCPFPSI, encoded by the exons ATGAGGAAGCAGCCAGACATCACAGAAGGCATGCGTACGATTCTGGTGGACTGGCTCGTGGAGGTTGGCGAGGAGTATAAACTTCGAGCAGAGACCCTGTATCTGGCTGTCAACTTCCTGGACAGGTTTCTGTCCAGCATGTCTGTCCTGAGGGGGAAATTACAGCTCGTGGGAACAGCAGCCATTCTCCTGGCCTC GAAATATGAAGAGATATATCCGCCCGAAGTAGACGAGTTTGTCTATATTACCGATGACACGTACACAAAACGACAACTGTTAAGAATGGAACACCTACTCTTGAAGGTCCTGGCTTTTGATCTGACAGTACCAACCACCAACCAGTTTCTCCTGCAATACATGAGGCATCAGGGAGTGTGCATCAGAACTGAGAACCTGGCCAAG TATGTCGCAGAACTGAGTCTACTTGAAGCTGACCCATTCTTGAAATACCTTCCTTCACTGATAGCTGCAGCAGCTTATTGCCTGGCAAACTATACTGTGAACAGGCACTTCTGG CAAAACTGCAACCTGCTGCGGAGGCCTGCTGTGGCTCTCACTCCACAGCTTTCCTCTGAGAGGAGCGGAGATGGTCAAGGGATGGGGTCCAGCATGTCCATTCAAGAGCAACAGATCTGGAAACCTCAGGGCTCACTGTTCTGTGTGGAGGCCCTTGCAAATCCATCATTGACCCCTTCAAGCAAGAGTTGTCCTTTTCCCTCTATCTAA